The Acutalibacter muris genomic sequence ACTGCTTATGGCCTGTCTCAGCTTCAGATCCGTGGCAAAATCAAGAGCGCTGGCGCTGTCATCCAGTATAAGGATATCTGGCTTTCGCACCAGCGCCCGGGCTATGGTCAACCGCTGTCGCTGGCCCCCAGAGAAGTTTCTGCCCCCCTGCTCCACGGGCTCGTCCAGGCCCTTTGGCTTCGCCGATACGAACTCACTGGCCTGGGCGGTCTCAAGGGCCTGCCAGAGGTCATTGTCCGTGGCGTCCTCGTTGCCCCAGAGCAGGTTGTCCCGGAGGGTGCCTGTAAAGAGCACGGCCTTCTGGGGCACCACCCCCACCCGGCTCCGAAGGGCCTCAAGGTCCCAGTCCCGCACGTCCAGGCCTCCCACAGAGACCCTTCCGCCGGTAACGTCGTAGAAGCGGGGTATCAGGCTTACAAGGGACGACTTGCCGCTGCCCGTGCCGCCGATAATACCCACGGTTTCACCCGCTTTTATCTCAAAGTTGACACCCGAAAGGGAGGGTCCGCCGGCTCCCTTATAGGTAAGTTCAACATTATGAAAGGATACTCCTGCGTTCCCGGCTTTTTGCCCGTCCAATGGTCCAGTCAAGCTGGGCTTTATGTCCAGTATACCTGAAATACGGTTGGCACAGGCCAGAGCCTTTGAAATATTTATGATAAGGTTTGCGAGCTTCACCAGTTCCACCAGTATCTGCGACATATAGTTCAGCAGCGCCACCACCGCGCCCTGAGTAATAATGGCGGTATCAACGCGTATAGCTCCCACCCAGATTAGCGCCATGGCCCCGAGGTTTATGAGTATATAGGTCATGGGGTTCATCAATGCCGATACCCTGCCCACGAACACCTGTAAGTGGGTCAGCGCGTTGTTTTCCCGTTCAAAGTCCTCCGTCTCGGACTCCTCCCTGCCAAAGGCTCTGACCACACGCACACCAGTCAGGTTCTCCCTGGTAGCGCTCAGCACCTTGTCAAGCCCGGACTGTACCTGCTTATAGCGTGGCATGGTCCACAGCATTACCCCAAAAACCACCACAGACAATAGGGGTATCACTGCTGCGAAGATAAGCGCCGCCCTCCAGTCGATGGTAAAAGCCATCACCATGGCTCCAAGCACCACAAACGGTGAACGCAGCAGCAACCGCAGGGTCAGGTTCATTCCGTTCTGCACTTGGTTTACATCACTTGTCATGCGGGTGATCAGGGTCGATGGTCCCTGTACGTCCATGTCCGAGAAGCTCAGCCCCTGTATCCTCTCAAACAGCGCCGCCCGCAGCCTCGCGGCAAAGCCCACCGAGGCCTTTGCCGCGAAATACTGCGCCGTCAGCGAGCAGGCGAGCCCCACCACGCCCAGGCCCACCAGCACCGCGCACATACGTATAATATAATCCCTGTCCCTGTTTCCTATACCGGTGTCTATTACCGCCGCCATCACCAGTGGCACAAGCAGCTCGAAGGAGGCCTCCAACAGCTTGAACAGGGGGCCCAGCACACACTCCTTGCGGAAGCCCTTCATGTAAATCAATAGCTTTTTCATCAGTTGCTTCCTCCTTCCAGTTTATTTAACCTCCATAATGTAGACTTGGCAGGGATTCTGCTCGTCCCAGAGTGTTGGGAAAGTCTCCAGCTCCTGAAAGCCTAGGCTCTGATAAAACAGATTTGTCCTGTCATAGTCAGGATAACAGCCCATCTGTACTGTCTTCACTGTAAGGAACTTAAAGCCTTCGTCTTTAGCGTACCTATACAGTGCCCAAAACAGCTCCCGGCCCAGCCCTTTACGGTGATGCTCTCTTGATACGCCCATCACATATATCTCCCCGGCACAGCCGCTGGTGGGCCTAAACGCTGTAAAGCCTCTAGCCTTGTCGGAATCTGTGTCCGCCCACACCGGCAGTTCCCGGCAGCCCAGGGCATATTCCTCTACAGATTCCCGGTTCCCAAACCAGTCCGGCAGAGATCTCAGTATCTCACGACAGACACGCTCTCTTTTATCCTTTTCTGTTACCTCTATTATCATGTTCTCCCGCTGCCTCCCTTATTCCATAGAAAGTGTCGTGAACAACTCCGGCCTTCTATCAGCTGTATAGCCGACAGGCTTTTCGCCGCCTGTTTCCACCTCGATTGTAAAGGCACCGTACTTCCCTTCAATTTCAAGAAGCTCCCTGCCGCTTGCGTCAAAAGCGAAAGCCAGTGGTATTTCTCCGCAGAAATGGCAGCAGCCCACCACAGGCAGTTCGTTCTCGATAGCTCTTGCCTTAGCAAGGCTTCGCCACTGGTCATATTGCAAACGGTGATACATGCCGGTGCCTATAATGTTCACCATCAGCGCTGGACACTCAAGGGCCATCACCCGGCAGACCTCGGGGAAATGCACCTCATAGCAGATGGGCACGGCCAGCTTTCCAAGACTGCTGTTCAGACAGCGAATAATATTCCCCGGCCGCTTCTTCTCCCGTTCTGTAGCCGTCAGTATGCACTTTGTGTACTCATCTATGGCCTTACCGCTTTCTATCACAACAGCCTTCTCAAGGTTTCCCTCCCTGTACCCCGCAAGCACAGTGCCCGGTCTTTCTGCGGTCAGCCCCAAGGCCAGCGTCAGGTCCTCCTTTGAGCGAAGGAAACCCTCTGGGAATACAGTTAAATCGGCCGGCTCACCCAGAAGCCTTGGCAGCTCCTTTTCTGCAGCAAAGCGCTCCGGCACCATCAAACATACTCTCATATTTTCCTCCTTACAGCTTAGTCAGCCTTGCGAAGTTTGCCATCAGCTTTTTCGTACCAGCCTTGTCAAAGGCTATCTCCAAAAGAGTATCATTCGCCATGGGCGTGGCGCTGAGAATCAGCCCAGTGCCAAAGGTCTTATGCTGCACGCTGTCCCCCACTTTATATGTACCGGCGGGAGCGGGTTTATGGATTGGCGGCCTATATGTTGTCTTGGCCTTGGGGGCCGTCCCCTCCCCGCCGCTTAGTGCGCTGCCGAAAGTTATGCTTTCCGGCCTATAGGCGTATTCCCTTGAGCGGCTGCGCTCTACAAGCTCCCCCGGTATCTCGTCCGCAAAGCGAGATATCCTATTGTGACTGGTGGAGCCGAATATCATGCGGCTCTCGGCATTATAGATATATAGCTCCTCCCGGGCCCTGGTGATGGCAACATACGCAAGCCTGCGCTCCTCCTCCACCTCCGAAGGGTCGTACAGCACCGAGTTTCCGGGAAATACTCCCTCCTCCCAGCCGGGTAAAAACACCACCGGGAACTCCAGGCCCTTTGCTGAGTGTATGGTCATGAGCACCGCAGAATCCGCTTCTGCGTCGTAGTTGTCAATGTCCGTAAACAACGCCACCTCCTCCAAGAATCCCGAAAGGCTGGCCTCTTCACCGTTCTCCTGCTCATAGCGCTGGAGCATGGTGGAGAGCTCCTGCACGTTCTCTATGCGCTCCTCGGCCTTCTCAGGCTCCTCCGCGCGCAGGAACATGAGATAGCCTGTCTGCTCCAAAAGCTCGGCATACAGCTCACTGGGAGCCATACCCTCTTCACTTTTATCTATCAGTTCCCGCATCATCCGTGAGAAGTCGGAGAGCTTTTTGGCGGCGGCCTTCGTTATGGCCGGATACTCCTCCGGGTGGCTTATGACCTGGAACATACTCTCCCCCACCTGCTGGCCTATCTGGGAAGCTGTGTCGACGGTCTTGTCCCCTATGCCCCGCTTGGGGGTGTTCAGTATGCGCCGAAGCCTTATTTCGTCGCCGGGGTTATTTATCACGCTGAGATATGCTATCATGTCCCGAACCTCCTTGCGGTCAAAGAAGCGGGTGCCGCCGATTATTCTGTGGGGCACGCCGGACTTTGCAAACATCCTCTCGAAGGTCAGCGACTGGGAGTTCATGCGGTAAAGTATAGCGTAATCCGAGAACCTCCTGCCCTTGGCCACGCCGTCAAGTATCACCCTTGCCACCCTGTCGGCCTCGTCCTGCTCGTTCTCCGCCGTGTGCAGGCGCAGCTTTTCCCCGGCACCGGCGGCGGTCCAGAGGGTCTTGCCCTTGCGCTCAAGATTGTGGGCTATAACGGCGTTGGCCGCGTCCAGTATGTTCTGGGTGGAGCGGTAGTTCTGCTCAAGGCGCACCACCATGGCCCCGGGGAAATCCTGCTCGAAATTCATGATATTCTCAATAGTAGCCCCTCGGAATTTATAGATGCTCTGGTCGTCATCGCCCACCACACAGAGGTTATTATGCTTTGCCGCCAGCAGGCCGACAAAACGGTACTGGGCATGGTTCGTGTCCTGGTACTCGTCCACCATAATGTACTTAAAGCGGTCCTGATAATACTCCAAAACCTCCGGGCACTTCTCAAAGAGCCGCACTGTGTTCACCAGCAGATCATCAAAGTCCATAGCGTCCGAATCCGCTAAGCGCCGCTGATATGCCATATAGGCCCTAGCTATCACCTTCAGGCGAAAGTCCGCCCCTGCCTGGGATTCATACTCCTCCGGGGATATCAGACTGTCCTTTGCCCGGGAAATTTCCGAGAGTATGGATTTATGGGAGAGGGTCTTCTCGTTTATCTCCAGATCCCTCATAACGTCCTTCATGAGCCGGCGGCTGTCGTCGGTGTCGTATATGGTGAAGTGGGAACTGTACCCCAGCCGCTCCCCATCACGGCGGAGCATCCTGGCACAGCTAGAGTGGAAGGTAGATGCCCAAATATCCTGTCCGGGCTCCCCAAGCATGGAGCAGAGGCGCTCCTTAAGCTCCCCCGCCGCTTTATTTGTAAAGGTGATGGCCATGATCCGCCAGGGCTGGCAGGCCGACACCGAGAGCCGCGCCCGGGTGACCTCCGAGATCTCCCCGCCCTTAAGATAGCTCTTGCAGCTATCCGCGTCTGTCTCAGTAAACTCCGGTTGTATAAACGTGCTCTCATACGCCTTGCCATAGCGCACCAGATTGGCTATGCGGTTCACAAGCACCGTAGTCTTTCCACTGCCCGCACCGGCCAGTATGAGCACCGGGCCGTCTGTATGGAAAACGGCCTGCTGCTGGCGGTCGTTCATGCGGGAGAAGTCCTTTTTCAGCACCCTGCGGCGAAGCTCTAGTATTTCCTCTTTATCACAGCTCATTTTCTCGTTACCTTTCCTTTATAAATACTGATCTTTTAAATTTTACCATAAGCCGGGCTGAAAGGCAACCGTTTTTACGCTCAAAAAAGCAAAGGGACAGTCCCGCATATGAGGGCCGTCCCTTTCCCTTCTACTCCTGCTAACCTTTTTTCTTTATCAGTATAATGCCCGCCACAGCGCCCATGAGCAGTAGGGGCGCTATTCTAATGAATACCCACTCGAAAGCGTGATATGCCGTGCCGACGATAGCGAGCTCCGGGTCGCTCCAGTCCCAGTCCAGATACTGGCTGCCCAGCGCCGTCAGAACAATGAAGCATATAAGCACCGCCGCGCACACAGCGACAAGCAGCCAAAAAAGCGCCTCTCTCCGCGCCGACTTTCTCTTGGCCAGCTGTAGGTTTATGACCTCCAGCTTCTCGCAAAGCGTTTTCAAACCGTCGGCCTCTTCTTCGGCCACCTTCTCTCCAAGCAGGGTGCTCACCGGCGTCTCAAGAACCTCCGACAGGGCGATAAGCATATCCGAGTCAGGTACCGATAGCCCCTGCTCCCATTTTGATATGGTCTGCCGCACCACGTTCAGCTTGACGGCAAGCTCCTCCTGGGAGAGTCCCTTTGACTTCCTTATGGCTCTGATGTTTTCGCTCAGCATAGATAAAACCTCTTTTCCTTCAATTTTTGGCTCTATTATACGCAAAGCCGCCCGTTGCCGCAAGCAACGGACATTAACATTTGGGTTTTTCCCTCTCAAAAGTAGAAAAGCTCCTCAAATTTTTTGTCAAGGGCAATGCAAAGTATCAGCGCAAGCTTCGCCGTGGGGCTAAACTGTCCGGTCTCGATGGAGCTGATGGTGTTTCTGGACACGCCCACCAGCGCCGCTAATTGGCTCTGGGAGAGCCCCTGCTCAGCCCGAACCTCTTTCAGGCGGTTCTTCAGTACAAGCTTATCGTCCAAACTGTCACCACCTTACACAGCGGAGGGGGCCGTAATCAGCTTGTGGATATGGCACGCGGAGGCCAAAATTACTGCCGCGGTGTACATAATTGCAAATATCAGCTCGCGCCTACGGCGAAGCTTTGTGTATTTCACCCAGAGGGTTGTCATGTTTTGAGCGAAGACCAGGGCCCAGAGGCCGTAGTTTATGCTGCCGTCCGTAAAAATCTGCACCAGCCAAAATACCGCCGCAAGTAAAACCATGACAAACGCCGCCACTTCGTTGGACTGCTTTAGCACCTCCTGCTCGTAAACGTCCTGGTTCTTATTCTCCCTCCTGCTCTTTTCAAGTATCTCTTCCCTGTTCATATTATGCTGCCTCCCGGTATGTTTTTGCCAAGTTTACTTGGTATAAGCCCAGTATATCACCGCCAAGTTTACTTGTCAAGACTTTTTTGCGGGGAAACATTTGACAAAACCCGTGATATGGTTTACAATACTGGAAAAAGCAAAGGAGCTGACTATATGGAAAAGCTGAAAAATATCAAGGGCATATTCTTCGACCTGGGCGGCACTCTTATCTACCCGCCCTCGGGCAGCTGGAGGTTCTCCGAGCTTGCCTACAGGTATTTCCCAAAGGACAGACTGAGCGAACCCTCCGTCCAGGCGGCCATGGCCGAAGCCAGCCGCAGGCTGGACGAGAACCACCTGCTGCACAGCACCGATGAGGAGTACGCGCAGTTCTATGAATACTACCGCGCAGTATCGGCGGCCCTGCCGGAGCTGGGGCTTACAGACGAGGACCTGCGCACAGTGACCGATGACAAGGTATATAACAAGGCGGACAATTACCGACTGTTCAACGACAGCCTCGAGACGCTGAAGGCTGTCTACGGCAGGTATAAGCTGGGCATAATCTCCGACACTTGGCCGTCCATTGTGCCGTTGCTGGAATACCTGGATATATCGAAATATTTTGACTGCATCACCTTCAGCTTTGAGCTGGGCACCTTCAAGCCGGACCGGCGCATGTATGAGGACGCGCTCTCAAAGATGGGCCTGCCTCCTGAGAGCACCGTCTTTATCGACGACAGCGCCCGCAATCTGGCGGGGGCCAAAGCGGCGGGGATAAACCCTGTGCTTATCCGGGCCATGCCTGGGATCGAGCCCGTGGAGGGCATACCCGGCATAGATAGGATATCAGGCCTTTTGAAGCTGCTGTAAGGAGGGTGAACATGAGCGCTGATGAAAAGATACTTGCGTGGGCCCGGGAGGGGAACAATCTCTCCTGTCCAGAATGGGAACAGCTGCCCGCCATCCCACTGTACGTAGACCAGGTACTTCAATATCTTAGGGACAGCCTGCGGTTTTTCGAGCGGGATGAGGCCGATGTGCTTCTTACAAACTCCATGATAAACAACTATGTGAAAAAGAATGTATTACCCCACCCGGAGAAGAAAAAGTACAGCCGTGAGCACATGGCCGCTTTGACGGTGATATGTATGTTAAAGCAGGTACTGGCAATACAGGACATCGGCACTCTGCTTCAGGACCGTTCCATGGACCCAGAGCTGTATAAAGCTTTCCTTGACGCGCACACGGGCGCGGTGCGGGAGACCTGCCGTGAACTGGAACAAAGCTGCTGTTCTGGAGCGGACCTGCGGCGGGAAGCCCTGCGGCTGGCAGCGGAGTCCAACGCCAAGCGGGCTGCCGCTGAGAGGATTTTATATGAGATCGCAAGTGCTGACGGCACTCAGGAAAACGGCAAGTCAAAAAAGCAGTAGCCTTATGTAGTTTTTTTCGTCATTTCACGATGAAATCTGCACACACCTTTGCATATAATGGGAATGTTAACTTACTGGAAAGGGTTTGGTTTTATGTGCGGATTTGCAGGATTTTCCGACTATGACGACAGCTTACTGGATGAAAAATATCTGTGGATGGCTTTAGCCAGGCGTATGGCCCGCAGAATTTCCCATCGGGGGCCCGACGGACATGGAGCCCACGTCTCCGCCCACTGCGCGCTGGCTCATATGCGACTGTCGGTCATAGACCCCCAGAACGGCCAGCAGCCTATGACCGCCGTATGCGAGGGGAAGGAGTGCACTATCGCCTATAACGGCGAGATATATAACGCTGCCGAGTTGCGGGCTGATTTGGAAAGACAGGGCTATACCTTCTATACCGACTGTGACACAGAGGTGGTTTTGAACGCCTACCTCTGCTATGGCGAGGAGTGCCCTGAAAAGCTCAACGGCATATTTGCTTTCGCTGTAGACGACGGCATAAGGCAGCGCACTTTCCTCTGCCGGGACCGCTTCGGGGTAAAGCCCTTGTTCTACACCTTCAAAAATCAGCGGCTGGCCTTCGCCTCGGAGATAAAGGGGCTCTTTGAGTTCCCGGGGGTGAACCCGGTGATAGGCCGAGAGGGCCTCTGCGAGGTCTTCGGCTTGGGTCCCGCCCGCACTC encodes the following:
- a CDS encoding ABC transporter ATP-binding protein, yielding MKKLLIYMKGFRKECVLGPLFKLLEASFELLVPLVMAAVIDTGIGNRDRDYIIRMCAVLVGLGVVGLACSLTAQYFAAKASVGFAARLRAALFERIQGLSFSDMDVQGPSTLITRMTSDVNQVQNGMNLTLRLLLRSPFVVLGAMVMAFTIDWRAALIFAAVIPLLSVVVFGVMLWTMPRYKQVQSGLDKVLSATRENLTGVRVVRAFGREESETEDFERENNALTHLQVFVGRVSALMNPMTYILINLGAMALIWVGAIRVDTAIITQGAVVALLNYMSQILVELVKLANLIINISKALACANRISGILDIKPSLTGPLDGQKAGNAGVSFHNVELTYKGAGGPSLSGVNFEIKAGETVGIIGGTGSGKSSLVSLIPRFYDVTGGRVSVGGLDVRDWDLEALRSRVGVVPQKAVLFTGTLRDNLLWGNEDATDNDLWQALETAQASEFVSAKPKGLDEPVEQGGRNFSGGQRQRLTIARALVRKPDILILDDSASALDFATDLKLRQAISSLPNKPTIFIVSQRASSIQHADTIVVLDNGQAVGIGTHQELLLGCELYREIYESQFDRGDRK
- a CDS encoding GNAT family N-acetyltransferase, with product MIIEVTEKDKRERVCREILRSLPDWFGNRESVEEYALGCRELPVWADTDSDKARGFTAFRPTSGCAGEIYVMGVSREHHRKGLGRELFWALYRYAKDEGFKFLTVKTVQMGCYPDYDRTNLFYQSLGFQELETFPTLWDEQNPCQVYIMEVK
- a CDS encoding carbon-nitrogen hydrolase family protein, giving the protein MRVCLMVPERFAAEKELPRLLGEPADLTVFPEGFLRSKEDLTLALGLTAERPGTVLAGYREGNLEKAVVIESGKAIDEYTKCILTATEREKKRPGNIIRCLNSSLGKLAVPICYEVHFPEVCRVMALECPALMVNIIGTGMYHRLQYDQWRSLAKARAIENELPVVGCCHFCGEIPLAFAFDASGRELLEIEGKYGAFTIEVETGGEKPVGYTADRRPELFTTLSME
- a CDS encoding ATP-dependent helicase; translation: MSCDKEEILELRRRVLKKDFSRMNDRQQQAVFHTDGPVLILAGAGSGKTTVLVNRIANLVRYGKAYESTFIQPEFTETDADSCKSYLKGGEISEVTRARLSVSACQPWRIMAITFTNKAAGELKERLCSMLGEPGQDIWASTFHSSCARMLRRDGERLGYSSHFTIYDTDDSRRLMKDVMRDLEINEKTLSHKSILSEISRAKDSLISPEEYESQAGADFRLKVIARAYMAYQRRLADSDAMDFDDLLVNTVRLFEKCPEVLEYYQDRFKYIMVDEYQDTNHAQYRFVGLLAAKHNNLCVVGDDDQSIYKFRGATIENIMNFEQDFPGAMVVRLEQNYRSTQNILDAANAVIAHNLERKGKTLWTAAGAGEKLRLHTAENEQDEADRVARVILDGVAKGRRFSDYAILYRMNSQSLTFERMFAKSGVPHRIIGGTRFFDRKEVRDMIAYLSVINNPGDEIRLRRILNTPKRGIGDKTVDTASQIGQQVGESMFQVISHPEEYPAITKAAAKKLSDFSRMMRELIDKSEEGMAPSELYAELLEQTGYLMFLRAEEPEKAEERIENVQELSTMLQRYEQENGEEASLSGFLEEVALFTDIDNYDAEADSAVLMTIHSAKGLEFPVVFLPGWEEGVFPGNSVLYDPSEVEEERRLAYVAITRAREELYIYNAESRMIFGSTSHNRISRFADEIPGELVERSRSREYAYRPESITFGSALSGGEGTAPKAKTTYRPPIHKPAPAGTYKVGDSVQHKTFGTGLILSATPMANDTLLEIAFDKAGTKKLMANFARLTKL
- a CDS encoding helix-turn-helix domain-containing protein, with amino-acid sequence MLSENIRAIRKSKGLSQEELAVKLNVVRQTISKWEQGLSVPDSDMLIALSEVLETPVSTLLGEKVAEEEADGLKTLCEKLEVINLQLAKRKSARREALFWLLVAVCAAVLICFIVLTALGSQYLDWDWSDPELAIVGTAYHAFEWVFIRIAPLLLMGAVAGIILIKKKG
- a CDS encoding helix-turn-helix transcriptional regulator, with the translated sequence MDDKLVLKNRLKEVRAEQGLSQSQLAALVGVSRNTISSIETGQFSPTAKLALILCIALDKKFEELFYF
- a CDS encoding DUF6442 family protein; the protein is MNREEILEKSRRENKNQDVYEQEVLKQSNEVAAFVMVLLAAVFWLVQIFTDGSINYGLWALVFAQNMTTLWVKYTKLRRRRELIFAIMYTAAVILASACHIHKLITAPSAV
- a CDS encoding HAD family hydrolase, whose protein sequence is MEKLKNIKGIFFDLGGTLIYPPSGSWRFSELAYRYFPKDRLSEPSVQAAMAEASRRLDENHLLHSTDEEYAQFYEYYRAVSAALPELGLTDEDLRTVTDDKVYNKADNYRLFNDSLETLKAVYGRYKLGIISDTWPSIVPLLEYLDISKYFDCITFSFELGTFKPDRRMYEDALSKMGLPPESTVFIDDSARNLAGAKAAGINPVLIRAMPGIEPVEGIPGIDRISGLLKLL
- a CDS encoding DUF1836 domain-containing protein; protein product: MSADEKILAWAREGNNLSCPEWEQLPAIPLYVDQVLQYLRDSLRFFERDEADVLLTNSMINNYVKKNVLPHPEKKKYSREHMAALTVICMLKQVLAIQDIGTLLQDRSMDPELYKAFLDAHTGAVRETCRELEQSCCSGADLRREALRLAAESNAKRAAAERILYEIASADGTQENGKSKKQ